Genomic window (Streptococcus porcinus):
TGTCTTAGTATATGAACTCACTCCAGACCATTTAACACCACCCATATTATGAGCTTGTGCAAATGAAGGAACACTTAATGAAAATGAGACTTCAATCATCGTTTGAGCAATTGATGCTGAAGGTAAAAATCCTCCTACCTTCCAGGACTTAATATAAGCATCTTGATGTTCTTTTACAAACGAATCTATCGAAGTATTAGCTGAAGAGACAGAACCGTTTGAAGGGGCTGTAACAGCTGTTTCAGGCGTACAATCACTTTTAGGCTTATTGGATATTGCCCCTGTTAATGCAGCTCCTAACATCACTATGACGACAATAACTGAGAAAATGACAGAGAGTACAAGAAAAAGTTTAAACTGACTAACTTTTTTCACTTACTACCTCTCTTCTACCAAAGTCCGAGGACAGTTCTTAAAATAGCATAAAATATTAAGAAGATAATCACCCAAATACCTAACTTTTTTAAGCTCTGAAGAAACTCAATGTCACGTTGTCGCTGAGCCTCTAACCTTTTAGGATCAGAATCTCCTTCAGAAGAAAAGTACTCACGTTCTTGTTTAGCACGTATTTTTCGGATTAGAATATATTCCTTAACCGCTTGTTTTTTTCTCTCGAAGTAGCCTAACTTGTAATCATTTAAATTTTGATTTTTCATGTTTTTTCTCCACTATTCTATTCCACCATAACGTACATTTTCACTCTGAAGTAGCTGTTGATTAAAAACAATATTACCGACACCTGCGATATTCATAAAAAGTTGACCACGAGATAATCTAGGTAATGTCTCCAATTCTGATTGATTCATTGATCCTGCTAAAGCATTTGCTAGTAAAGGAATACTCGTTTCGTCGGTTTGAGCAAAAACACGATACTGCATCAATCCGAATATTCGCTTCACAGCTAAAATGTAGGGGTCTTTATGGGAACCTGCCCCTTCTTCAAACAACAATCCTTGCAAAGAATTAACAGATAGTACAACGCCTGCATAGTTATCCCCCATTGAGTCGATGATATCAGCAAGTAAGGTAACACTACTTTCAAACTTTGGATTGATAAGTGTTTGGGCATCACTGATATTAACGATATAATGCAACATATCCATTTCAGAAAGAGATGGATTTTCTCGTCGAAGTTGTTGACATTTTTTACTGTTATTTAAAATATCAGCTGAAACAAGTGATAAAACAGATAATATCTGAGCGTTAAGGAGATTTGGGGAAGATTTTAGACCCGCAAAATTAAAAGTAACGACCTGTTCTGAAGAGATGTCTTTGAATTCAGTCGTTCCTTCAAACATATCTCCATTAGAGGTGATTAGTTCATCAAAAGTATTATAAATACGGTTAATAGCTTTTAGCTCAATTTTATTTGGAGTTTTCTGTCTCTCCAGGCGTCCTTTCCAATCTGCTAAATAAAGAACCAAATCTGAAATAATTGGATATTCTTCCCTGTTTAATTTTGTTGCTCTTAACTCATGTTTATGTAGAGTAGGATTTCTAAACCATAAATCATTCTCAATATAAAATTCATTGAGTACTCGACCAAAGGTTGTTAAATCGTCGCTAGTGATATCTTCATTCAAAAGTTTTAGGAAGTTTTTTAACTTTTGAATATGAAGTTTATAAGATTTCTCTTCATCAACATCTATTCCGTTTTGTTCTGTTACTGTAGGAAAAATCTGTAAGATATTAATCCTATTATTACCACCTGAAAGGTCTAACACTTGGCCAAATTGTTGATTGGTCTGATTTGTAAAACTTCCGTTTGCATCAAAATTACGAATAAAATTTCCTTTAGCATAAAGGGCATCTGTATGCTTTAAGAGAAATGTTCTTTGCCCCATTTTCGGATTTCCGGACAAAAGCATAAAAGAACGTGTCCGTCGATCATCTCTTTCAAGAAAATTGTAATTAACAGCACCTCCAGTGGGCGTCCAGCCCATGTAAGAGCCTCTTTCATCTTCCAGTTTAGTATGATTGAAGAAATACCCTCCTGCTAGATCATGAGCTCTTATGGGCATTCCACGTCGATGGTTTAACTGGTCAACTTGATACTCTGCAGGTATGAAAGTAGAATGATACTCAAAATCTAATTCACCTGAAAGAATTGTTGATTTATAGCTTGATGTTTTATCCTTAATTTCATCAACTTTTTTGAACAATTGCTCTTTGGTCGATGCAGAGACAAAGACTCGAATATAGAAGCCAAGCATCGTAATATTTTTTTTGGTAATATCTCTATTTAATTCTTGGAGATCCTGAATTTCATCAAGTTCTTTTTGGTTAGCAGTAATTTTACTATTACCTGTTATACGTGTAGACTTCTCCTCGATTGAGTCAGCAATAACACTTTTTAGAACTGAATTATTTTCCCGATAACTAGCTAAGAAAGCCCTAGTTCCTGGTATTTGTAATAAGTCAGATAGCCAAAATCGATCTAAATCTTTGGAAGGATATTCATAGTAGTGAAGTACTGTATGGTAGCCATCTCCGCTCGTCCAATAACGATCATGCTTTTCAAAATCAACGTTGCCTTGTGGCTGTATTTTACTAATAAATTCCAAGTCATAGCCGTCTGCTCTCAATTGACGTTGCTTTTTCTTTGATAAATCTGGCATATTATCTCCTAAATTTTTTCATTCATATTGTTATATTGCTTAAGAATTTGTTCTTTTTTACGCCTTGAAATCTTTTGCGGGACAAAATCATTATTACCATAGCTTTGAGCCTTTCTTACAAGGTCGTCCAATTCTGTGGTTGTTGGCGCAAAAAGCCAGAGAATGAACTCAGCATTATAGATCTCTTTTTGAATATTTTCTTCAGTTTGAATACTACCCAATAAACGTGCTTCTCTATCATCTAATTGATTATAATAACGACTTCCAATCTCAGCTAAAGATTTCTTTTCTCGTACGATTGACAGCCAACGTTTCATATCAGCAATCTGACTATCAGTGTTGGTTGGTAATGTGGTTGTCTCAATTTGGATATTACTATTAAAATCTGTGAGCCATTTTTCAAAATTATAAATGGTTCGTAAGATTTCATTATGGCTTAGTGAACCCAAGTCTTTTCCTGGTATTTCTAACAACTGAAGATAACCATAATCTACAAGTGAGATATGTTCATCCTTCGTATTTAGAATAGATTTTACATCAAGTAATTCAACACTTGACGTCAGATCAAAAAAGTCTTGATTATATAACTTCTTCTTTTCTTTTGAAATACGAAGTGTGCTACTGGGGATTACTGTTTCTTTTCGTTTAAATGCCATTATTAGTTTCCTCCATATTTAGGATTAATACTGATATATCGTCTTCTTTTTCTGCGAAAATAAAGATACATACATTGCCAGTTCCTCTTGCCACCATTGTTAGGCAAGACCAAAAACAAAGTGATTATGGGAGTCAATATAATAAAAGCGAACATCTGAAGCCACATATCCGTCGGAAATATTTTTGGCGCTATAGTTATTCCAATTAGAGCTGAACCACCAATTAATACGATATCTGAAATAAACAAACCAATGATCTTTACCTTAGCGTAGATATCTCTTGGAACACCATACTTTTCATTCATATGTTTTTTCTCCTTTATGTTAGTAAATCTATTCTATGATATAGATTGTAGGACCGCATTAAAGGGTAAGTTGACATAAAAAAGAGTCCCCTAAAGGGACTCTTGAAAAAATGTAAAGAAGTCTTCTTCACCAATAAAAGTAATGTTCTGACCACTATTGATTAACATTTCTGCTTTTTCATATTTTTTTGAGTAGTGATCTAATTCAAAAAGTGTCAATTGTCTGTGGCCAATTATTAATACATCTGTCTGAGAAGAAACATAGTTTTGATAGGTTCCACCTTTCACTTTAATGAATTCAATAACTTCTGACCTTTCTAAGGGTCTGAGGCTCCCAGTTATTGCCACTACTTTTCCTTGAAAATCCATGATAATGACCTACTCTTCCTCATCAATTTCCACTCCTTTTACACTACTTGGTTGTTGCATTCTTTGAGCAGCCTGTTGACTTTGTTGTTGCATGTAATTCATTTGTTGTAAGGAACGCTTAATTTCAGAACCACTTGTAGACTGATGAGATTGTTTCTGTTCGATTTTTGGTGCTTTTGGCGCTGTAGTATCCACTGAGTTACTTGTAATCTCTGAAGGGTCGCTAACACCCCCCGAAAGGAAAAAGTCTTCTCCATAATTATTATGACTCGGATTAAGTATAAACTCTCCACCAGTTAAACCAAAGTTTTCTGACTCCCAGCCAGGCTCAGGTACTGCAGCATCATTTTTCAAAGCATTATAGGTCGAGCTATGAGCATCTTGTGCTTTCTGATCTAATGAATCCATTGCACCGCCGACTTTATCTCCAGCTTTATTACCCATAAGTGTCGCAAGATCAACAGCATTTGATACCCCACCTTTTACAGTATTGCCAAAGCCTTGATCTTTAATAGAGTCTGAGATGCCTTTTAATCCACCAGCAGTATTCGCAAAACTATTAGCAACATGTTTACCAGCACTTGCAATAGCTCCTGGGGCTTGTGCAGCTAATGATGTTCCTCCTGTCGCAAGAGCCAAAGCCCCAGAGCCAAGAGCTCCAGCTCCTGTCGCAAAAGCATTTCCCATCATCATAGCACCTATCAATTGTTGTGCAGTCTCGTTATGACCAGTTGAAACCCCAAGCCAACGTTCAATCATAGTTACACCTTGCATTGCAGATAAAAATAAAGCAATATAGACAACACATGCAGCAATACATTGTTCCCACATATTGAGACCATCAAAGAAGCCACCAGAAAGTTTTGAAATACCTGTTACAGATAAGGTTGGGAGATCCCTACAAATTTCCAAAGTAATTCGCATAATGACGATTTCAAAGAAAATACCTGCAAGACCTCCTCCTATTGTTCGCAATAATTCCTTGTATTTTTTTGTGTTGAGAGAACTATACCCTTGGATGGGAGATATAAGAGATTCAATAAAAATATCAAAAACCGATTTGACAAACTTAATTGACATGACTATGAGTAATGAAATTAAGATAAGATATTGAGCTATCATTCCGATCCAATTAACCTTATAGCGAAGATAAACAGGTTCAAAGGCATTTAGCCCACCGACTACTCGATGAGTATTTATTGTTTCAACACCATCCTGATTTGTATTTAGTTTATGAAGGAAAAGTCCTTTCGTACCTTCCTTTTTCTTTTCCAAATCTTTTAATAACTGTTCATTAGATACTCCATACATTGCAGAAAAATCTATTTTAGTCGCAAAGTTTGTTGTATCTCTTTTTTTCGTATCATCCGTTATATTATTGACTGCAGTAGAACCTTCTTTTAATGGTTTAATAAAACCAAAACTATCCAACGGGAATAACTCTTTATTAAAGTCATTGTCCATTAATACTTTGACATCAACCACATTATTTTTCATTGGTTGTATTGCTAAGGAGGAATAATTTTCTTTTGAGTCACCAGTTGACATTGTCTGAATTGATTGGGCATCTTGAGCGACTGTTTGAGAAATAGTCGTTAGGGCCAGAGGCAAAACAGCGGTCACAAGAGTTACTAATAAAAAATTAGTGATGACATGTTTATATTTTACTGGTTTTGAAAATACCCCCGTAATAGCACTAGCTACTAATATGAGCGTAAAAAGAGTTGTTCCCAAAACTTGAAATCCAAAAAATAATTTTCCAAAAAGAGTTGATTGATCTCCTAGATAGCCAAATAACCCAAATATCTTAAACATATTATTAAAGACATGCTCCAAACTTACACAGATTAGGTATAAGGCCTTAACGATACCTCCTACAAGCTGCATGAGGTAAGCTAAAAATGCCGGAGTTGGTTCAAGATAGTTTCCCCAATATAAATAAAAATCGGCTAGCTTTTTTCCGTTATCTCCGGTTATATTTCCATTTGTAGCGCCATTAAGATCCCAAAAATCTTTTGTGATACTTTTGACAACATCAGAATATGTATTAAATTCCAATAGTTACACCTGCTTTCCTTATTTTCATCACTATAAGGGATAATTTGAATAGGTGCATTAAAGGGTAAAAAAAGCCTCTACTGTAGAGGCTTCAATTATTTATTCTGATTTCCCAATAAAATTATAATATCCATCAGATGAATAGCCCGTTTCAAATTCCAAAATTTGAATCTTTTTACCACCTTCAGTTAATATTACGCAATACATTTGATCACCAACTTTCCCCCATATATTATCTTTTTGATAACCAACGTTGATAAAGAAGTGTTCTTTTCCCTTAGCTTTATCTTCATATATTGAAAGATATTTTTTGGGGACCTTTTTGTCAGGAACTATTTCATAATAAACCTTTTCGTCCCTATTAGAGTTTGAGACAGTTTTTTCAGATTTATTAAAAGTTAAAGTATAAGTTCCTTCATCAAATGGATTATCATATCCTGAATGATTAGAAGTTCCGATATATTCTTTTTTTAATTCTGTTTTTTCAACGTTTTCTGGAGTTTTTTGACCACAAGCTACTAAGAAGATACTGAGCACTGATATAATAGTTATCCCTAATATTTTTTTGAATTTCATATGGCTTCTCCTTTTATTAAGCCTATTATAACAAATAACAGTTTTAAAAGCAATACATAAACATGTTTATATACATGTTTATGTATTTACTCTAAATCACATCATCTACAAAAAGATCCTCATCATAATCTATTAAACTATCATAGGGGTTCAAAGTAGCATTCACAGTAGCTTTTATGACTTCTTCTGGAGAATCAAAGGGAGCTGCAGTCTTTAATTGATTAGGTTTCATACGTACTGCCAATTTTGGTCGACCAGAACTTGTAGCTATCTTACTTGTTAGTCGTCTTCGCCAATCAATAATATTATCAAATGTACTTTTTGCTTCCACGGCAATATCTTGTAAATCAAGATTTCGGTGTGGACTGTCAACTGGAATATCCGCAAGTGTCATACTATGGTCAAATTCTTCTTGTAAGAACATATATCGATAGGGAAGACTTGTCTTCTCATGAAGGAATATAGGGTCTGTTGTGATTTTATGGCCAGATAGGTCTCTTCCTTTTACCCCTCTTAGAATAACAGCCTCACCTTCTTGAAGTTTTCCTAATTGTGTTGGGGTCAGTAATTCTTGACGTTTACCCTCAAATGAAACATTTGGATTGGCTTCATCAAGTATATTACCAGATTTTCGGCGTTTCGTAATCGTTCTAGTGCCCAAGTCCCCACTAATACTCTTATTTGTTTCAGGTGACGTCGACTTAATATAAACTTTTAAGGAACAGTTATCTTTAATTGTCGCACTTGTATTTTTCCCATACTTTTCGGTTAACTGTTCTAAGTTTTGAATCCAAAGACAATATAAAATGTTTTGACCCAAACCTATTGAAATCTTAGTATCCATATGAGGAACCTCAGGAATATTAGTAAACTCATCCAAAACATGCAGAATTCTATTGACACATTTTCGTCCATTCGACAAAGCCAATTCATAATTAGCATTAAAGAGTTGATCCAAAAACAGGGAAATCAAAGCATTATACTCTGTTCGGTTTGGTGGTGTTACCAGGTAAATAATTTTGGGATTATCTGAATAGATCATTTCAATGTCGGATTCTTGTAATAAACTAGTCTGAGGTTTATCAATTATTTGAATATCAACATAATCTAATATTGCTTTATTTGTGTACTGATCAAGAATTATCATATCATTATTTTTTTTATAAATTTTCTTCGCCTGAAGAGTGTATTTAACTCCACTTAATGCAAAGTTAGCATTATTCGGATGATTAAAATCAATGATAACCGTAAATTCATTTGGTAACTTAGGTTCAATAACATAAGTCAAATACCCTTCTACATCAATTAAAGCCGTTGCTTCTTTAACATGAGTGATTTTTTTTGGTGTCTTACCCCACTTTCTTTCACTAAATATACTTACCTTAGCGGTTCTGTGAGCAAAATCATTTTGTAGCTGAACATGACTATTTGAACGAAATTTGATTGATAATCGGCGTGGAAAACCAACTGATTCTAAATCAATTGAATTTTTAGATGTTAATTTAGCGATATTGTCTTGTAAGAACAGATTAATACCTGTCATCATAGAAGAATAGACATTCCCTTTAGTTTCTTCTGAAGCAAAATCAGAGGCCCTAAAATTGATATCTGCCATTTCCCTAAATTTTGAAAATTGTTCTTGATTAATTTTTCGTAAATTATCAAAATAAACAGTAAGCTTAGATTTAACTTTAATTCTATCATCTTTTTCAGGGGCTTCGACAACCTCGCCTAACTCATCCACAAAAACTTCTTCAGAACCTAAATCTGTTAAGAATTTAGCAATATTTCTCACGGTAACTGTATCCCAAGCATCTTCTTCACCATTTTGAAAAGCTTCATTTGCACGGTCTACTAAAGCCATTGCAATGGCATTAAAAAGAGAAATCGAGCTATTCTCAAAATAAATGGCAGTTCCATTACCTTGTCCAGGTTTTGTTTTTCGATAGATAGCTTCAGATACTGCATTTATTCGAGTTTGAGTCTTTTCATAGTAGCCACGTCTAGCAGAATCTATTGCTAGTGCAAGTGGATCGTAGGACATGGACCAATCCATATTTTGAAAAGATAGTACTTCTACGTCCATTCCTCTTTTTCGCATAGTCTTGTAAGAAGATTGGTAATGTTCTCCTTTGGGATCACCAATAATCATTGAAGGTTGATTTTCAGCCCGACTATTAATGTCTATGGTCTCAGTGATAAACCCTTCGCCTTTACCAGAACGGGTCATACCAATACCTAATGTGTTAGTAGCAGCATCTTCAATATAATAATATCCTGATGGAGTTGATTGCATTCCTAACACTTTTTGAGCATTTGTGACAAGATGACTGTATTTCCTATTTTGCCACAAAATCTGTGTTTCCAGAGTGAAGCCTACTAAATTAGATTTTGTCTCATGTAAAACAGGAATTCCACCATCGCCTGGAAACACTTTTTGTTTGTTAGCAACCTTTTTATATTGCTGGTGAATTTCTTTCACAGTCGCAAAACGATCATCACCTTCTTCATTAAAATTATAATTCCTATATTGCTCGAAGTTTACCCATGCTGAACGCCAAGCAATAAACAATCCAATGAAGAAGATTGGATAAGCAAATATAGGAGCAATACTAAATACATGGTAGTTAAAAAGATTTTTTAACAATAAACTCTCAAAAGGAAATGATATCAAACTTTGCGACGTAATAGTTAAGTAGCAATAATTAATAGCAGCTCTCAAAATAGTGACCAGATAGTTTGTCAGAGCAAATGCAATCAAGCTAAATAATAATCCCATTACCGTAAAACTTTTATAGGTTTTGAAATAGAATATAGGCTCTGCCTCTTTTTCAAAACGAATTCGACCTCTAGATACCCATGGCAATAAATGAATGAGCCTTATCAATATATTTGATAAAATTAGGAAGATTATTGAGCAAAGTTTTTTTAGTAAATTCAATAACACCTTAAAGTAGTCATTATACTTATGCTGTGATCTCTTCATATTCCCTCTCCACCTCCATTCTTTTTTATATCTATTCCTTTTAACGATACTTTTTGAGCAAAAAAGCGTGAATACAAGAATATCTGAAACTGTAGTTGTACCGAGAGGTCACTATAGTAAGAAAGATAAATCGATAGTTGATTATCTATATCTCTTACAATTGGTGAATAGTTATTTTTGTAATGTAATCTTTGCATTATATAATTTTCCATTTGAAAAGATTCTGCAATTAATTCATCTGGATCAATAGTTTTCTTCATATAATTCTTCCTTTCTTTTTTAATCAGTTTAATGGAAAAATAACATCAAGGCATTAAAGGGAAAATAAAAAAACTATGGTATAATATATACCATAGCAATGCTTTAACAAATATAGCTGCCTATCGGTTGCTATTTTTTATTTCCTCAAAAATGTTAAATTAAAAAAGTCTCAGTACTGACATACTGGGACTTTTTACGTTGTCTTGCTTAGCAAAACAATAACATCTTATCCTTAAAATATCATTGTCAACACTTTTTGTCAACACTTAAAATGGTGACTCTGCATCAACTGGAGAAAAAGCTTCCTCTACATTCTGATACTGCTTCTGATTATTATCTTGTTTACCTTGTCTTTTTTGACTGGCTGCTTTAGTTTCAAGAAATATTATACCTTTGTATAAATTAGGAGCTAAGTATTGGAAGATTTTTCTGTTCCCCTGTTTATCAACATATGTTTTTTGTACAATTTCACCTTCTACAAGAATTGGTGAGCCATTAGATAAGCTTTCTGAGACTAATTCAGCTTGTTTTCCATATACTTGTACATGAAAGAAACTGGGAATCGGTTTTTTATTATCGTCTAATTGACCAGAATCACATACAAATTCAAACCGACAGCTATTCTTACCGTTAGTTGTCTTTTTAATTTCAACATCTGATGCAACACGTCCATAGGCTATAAATGTTTGCATACTTCCCTCCTACTTTATTATTTTTGCTTAATTGCACTAATACGAATAATTTGAATAATAATGATGATATAAACAATATCTTTAATATTGTGATTTAACATATCATTGACATTTGAAGCATTCACTAGATGAAAGACTGACATCCCAAATAAGAAAGTTGTGTAAAATAAGAACAGCGATAAGAAGAAATTAAGGACATTTCTAAGCTTTTCACTTTCTGTGACAATTTCCCAACCCATAGCTGTAATCAACATTATAGCCAGAACAACAGAATTAAATATAATCATATTCGTCCCCTTTCTTAATAGGCTCTATCTTTATTAACACAAACGCTAAGACCTTGCTCGAAGAAATAACTCCAGTTTTCTTTGATTTCTTCTTCAGTCAAATATGAAACATCTTCATCTGTCACTTCTGAATCAATTTTAGGAACAATACGTCCAGAAGGTTCTTTCACAAGATAATTAGGTTTGGAGTTCCCATTTGGTATGGCTGTTTCAAATAGAGGTGTTTCCTTGAAATCAGCTCCCAACCAAATTTCCGCAAAATCATTTTCGTGCTCTGATACCCACTGAAAGACTTTTGGATTACTTTCTTCAAGTTGATCAACCAATTTGTAAGCATTACGAACGGATACATTTCGCTTATCAATATTGTCATACCAGATTGAGAATTCTGGAATAACTCGTAGTATGCTTTCATCTGTAACAACTTGATTAGCTTCAGATAAATCAACCTCTTCTTCAGGAATGTAAGCATTTAATTCATTGTGCATTTCAGGTGTGATAACGCTTGCTTCGTGTTTTACTTTTAGATTTTTTTGTTCTGGTATGGTATTAAATTCTAGGTGCTCTCCACCTTGTCTAACTTCTATATGTTCTGGAACAACCTCAATCTTTTCATGAGGTTCCTGTTCGTTCACTTCTTTATTGATAGAAGTTCTTTTTTTACCACCAAAATCAATTCCTATTTTTGCCATTATACTCCTTTCTAACAGAAGAATGGCATATCTTCAATTGGCGAAGATATGCTATGTGTGTCTTTAAATAATTGTATTATTTCTTATATCAGCTCCATAACCACTGGCATTCATATAATGAATTGGTTCCATTATCCATTGATTAACTTTGTATCGTTTACTTAATGTTTTCTCGAAGTAATTATCTTTGATAAAGATATTACCTACTTGTGATGAATGCTGACCTACAGTTGACGAATAGGCAACTAATCTACCGTTATTATAGAATGGTAAGAATGAATTACTTAAA
Coding sequences:
- a CDS encoding single-stranded DNA-binding protein encodes the protein MQTFIAYGRVASDVEIKKTTNGKNSCRFEFVCDSGQLDDNKKPIPSFFHVQVYGKQAELVSESLSNGSPILVEGEIVQKTYVDKQGNRKIFQYLAPNLYKGIIFLETKAASQKRQGKQDNNQKQYQNVEEAFSPVDAESPF
- a CDS encoding pLS20_p028 family conjugation system transmembrane protein produces the protein MEFNTYSDVVKSITKDFWDLNGATNGNITGDNGKKLADFYLYWGNYLEPTPAFLAYLMQLVGGIVKALYLICVSLEHVFNNMFKIFGLFGYLGDQSTLFGKLFFGFQVLGTTLFTLILVASAITGVFSKPVKYKHVITNFLLVTLVTAVLPLALTTISQTVAQDAQSIQTMSTGDSKENYSSLAIQPMKNNVVDVKVLMDNDFNKELFPLDSFGFIKPLKEGSTAVNNITDDTKKRDTTNFATKIDFSAMYGVSNEQLLKDLEKKKEGTKGLFLHKLNTNQDGVETINTHRVVGGLNAFEPVYLRYKVNWIGMIAQYLILISLLIVMSIKFVKSVFDIFIESLISPIQGYSSLNTKKYKELLRTIGGGLAGIFFEIVIMRITLEICRDLPTLSVTGISKLSGGFFDGLNMWEQCIAACVVYIALFLSAMQGVTMIERWLGVSTGHNETAQQLIGAMMMGNAFATGAGALGSGALALATGGTSLAAQAPGAIASAGKHVANSFANTAGGLKGISDSIKDQGFGNTVKGGVSNAVDLATLMGNKAGDKVGGAMDSLDQKAQDAHSSTYNALKNDAAVPEPGWESENFGLTGGEFILNPSHNNYGEDFFLSGGVSDPSEITSNSVDTTAPKAPKIEQKQSHQSTSGSEIKRSLQQMNYMQQQSQQAAQRMQQPSSVKGVEIDEEE
- a CDS encoding DUF5592 family protein; translated protein: MNEKYGVPRDIYAKVKIIGLFISDIVLIGGSALIGITIAPKIFPTDMWLQMFAFIILTPIITLFLVLPNNGGKRNWQCMYLYFRRKRRRYISINPKYGGN
- a CDS encoding virulence factor gives rise to the protein MPDLSKKKQRQLRADGYDLEFISKIQPQGNVDFEKHDRYWTSGDGYHTVLHYYEYPSKDLDRFWLSDLLQIPGTRAFLASYRENNSVLKSVIADSIEEKSTRITGNSKITANQKELDEIQDLQELNRDITKKNITMLGFYIRVFVSASTKEQLFKKVDEIKDKTSSYKSTILSGELDFEYHSTFIPAEYQVDQLNHRRGMPIRAHDLAGGYFFNHTKLEDERGSYMGWTPTGGAVNYNFLERDDRRTRSFMLLSGNPKMGQRTFLLKHTDALYAKGNFIRNFDANGSFTNQTNQQFGQVLDLSGGNNRINILQIFPTVTEQNGIDVDEEKSYKLHIQKLKNFLKLLNEDITSDDLTTFGRVLNEFYIENDLWFRNPTLHKHELRATKLNREEYPIISDLVLYLADWKGRLERQKTPNKIELKAINRIYNTFDELITSNGDMFEGTTEFKDISSEQVVTFNFAGLKSSPNLLNAQILSVLSLVSADILNNSKKCQQLRRENPSLSEMDMLHYIVNISDAQTLINPKFESSVTLLADIIDSMGDNYAGVVLSVNSLQGLLFEEGAGSHKDPYILAVKRIFGLMQYRVFAQTDETSIPLLANALAGSMNQSELETLPRLSRGQLFMNIAGVGNIVFNQQLLQSENVRYGGIE
- a CDS encoding VirD4-like conjugal transfer protein, CD1115 family, with the translated sequence MKRSQHKYNDYFKVLLNLLKKLCSIIFLILSNILIRLIHLLPWVSRGRIRFEKEAEPIFYFKTYKSFTVMGLLFSLIAFALTNYLVTILRAAINYCYLTITSQSLISFPFESLLLKNLFNYHVFSIAPIFAYPIFFIGLFIAWRSAWVNFEQYRNYNFNEEGDDRFATVKEIHQQYKKVANKQKVFPGDGGIPVLHETKSNLVGFTLETQILWQNRKYSHLVTNAQKVLGMQSTPSGYYYIEDAATNTLGIGMTRSGKGEGFITETIDINSRAENQPSMIIGDPKGEHYQSSYKTMRKRGMDVEVLSFQNMDWSMSYDPLALAIDSARRGYYEKTQTRINAVSEAIYRKTKPGQGNGTAIYFENSSISLFNAIAMALVDRANEAFQNGEEDAWDTVTVRNIAKFLTDLGSEEVFVDELGEVVEAPEKDDRIKVKSKLTVYFDNLRKINQEQFSKFREMADINFRASDFASEETKGNVYSSMMTGINLFLQDNIAKLTSKNSIDLESVGFPRRLSIKFRSNSHVQLQNDFAHRTAKVSIFSERKWGKTPKKITHVKEATALIDVEGYLTYVIEPKLPNEFTVIIDFNHPNNANFALSGVKYTLQAKKIYKKNNDMIILDQYTNKAILDYVDIQIIDKPQTSLLQESDIEMIYSDNPKIIYLVTPPNRTEYNALISLFLDQLFNANYELALSNGRKCVNRILHVLDEFTNIPEVPHMDTKISIGLGQNILYCLWIQNLEQLTEKYGKNTSATIKDNCSLKVYIKSTSPETNKSISGDLGTRTITKRRKSGNILDEANPNVSFEGKRQELLTPTQLGKLQEGEAVILRGVKGRDLSGHKITTDPIFLHEKTSLPYRYMFLQEEFDHSMTLADIPVDSPHRNLDLQDIAVEAKSTFDNIIDWRRRLTSKIATSSGRPKLAVRMKPNQLKTAAPFDSPEEVIKATVNATLNPYDSLIDYDEDLFVDDVI
- a CDS encoding BRCT domain-containing protein, which translates into the protein MDFQGKVVAITGSLRPLERSEVIEFIKVKGGTYQNYVSSQTDVLIIGHRQLTLFELDHYSKKYEKAEMLINSGQNITFIGEEDFFTFFQESL